From a single Miscanthus floridulus cultivar M001 chromosome 8, ASM1932011v1, whole genome shotgun sequence genomic region:
- the LOC136470470 gene encoding uncharacterized protein: protein MGLPRRLQNLIVENRLTGAKSLFSIDLTRQLFGNNIAAHPSTTIRDRSESAAVQTPVADAGNHRQKYKQVEAAAAALEMERIQLPNPTLTFQAFGPGLNDQPCKVHCFPLAGGKMLWADQLGRSFVFDVETRQTVMVPSLHVPKWTPFSLFVPYASADADDDDNWWQIQRSSSGLFIGVRKIPKPAETIGSRLFIMERIPKPEAIGSMPLGSFQFEAVVCKPRWYIDSWQCQLFPPPPYIHEPVYRDCYSRHEISSYAVIHVDEGFHICISVDGIGTYCLDTASRTWRKVGDWTLPFRGRVEYVPELKLWLGLTAEDQHLALAAADLTAIDSQPQPVGSWKLLYLLEEEEGKECKDSQLVNLGSGRFCITRTLNASSLGDTDKDITVLTGVEVLPCVQDANGDNGEVGLQMIPHKSLCYKSDDNTVHAVF from the coding sequence ATGGGTCTGCCGCGGCGGTTGCAGAATCTGATCGTGGAGAACCGCCTCACTGGCGCCAAATCGCTGTTCTCCATCGACCTCACGCGCCAGTTATTCGGTAACAACATAGCAGCACATCCATCAACAACGATCAGAGATAGATCGGAATCAGCAGCAGTGCAGACACCGGTGGCTGACGCCGGTAATCATCGTCAGAAGTATAAACAggttgaggcggcggcggcggccttagAGATGGAGAGGATTCAGCTTCCAAACCCGACCTTAACCTTCCAAGCTTTCGGTCCAGGACTGAACGATCAGCCATGCAAGGTCCATTGCTTTCCCCTCGCGGGTGGTAAGATGCTCTGGGCAGATCAGTTGGGTCGCTCCTTCGTCTTCGACGTGGAGACGCGGCAGACGGTGATGGTGCCCAGCCTCCACGTGCCCAAGTGGACGCCCTTCTCTCTCTTTGTACCCTATGCCAGCGCCGAtgccgacgacgacgacaatTGGTGGCAGATTCAGAGAAGTAGCAGCGGCCTTTTCATCGGGGTGAGAAAAATTCCTAAACCGGCGGAGACTATCGGCAGCCGCCTTTTCATCATGGAGAGGATTCCTAAACCGGAGGCTATCGGCAGCATGCCGCTGGGGAGCTTCCAGTTTGAGGCTGTTGTCTGCAAGCCTCGGTGGTACATCGACTCTTGGCAGTGCCAACTCTTTCCTCCACCGCCGTATATCCATGAGCCGGTGTACCGGGACTGCTACAGCCGCCACGAGATCAGCTCGTATGCAGTGATCCACGTGGATGAAGGCTTCCACATCTGCATATCAGTCGATGGCATTGGCACCTACTGCCTGGACACGGCAAGCCGCACGTGGAGAAAAGTCGGAGACTGGACTCTACCCTTCCGTGGCAGGGTTGAGTATGTGCCTGAATTGAAGCTTTGGCTTGGCCTCACCGCTGAAGATCAGCACCTAGCTCTGGCTGCTGCTGACCTCACTGCCATAGACTCCCAGCCACAGCCAGTGGGCTCTTGGAAGCTGCTTTACCtgctagaagaagaggaagggaagGAATGCAAAGATTCTCAACTTGTCAACCTAGGCTCCGGCAGGTTCTGCATCACAAGGACTCTCAACGCTAGCTCTCTTGGTGATACTGACAAAGATATTACTGTACTTACTGGTGTTGAGGTGTTGCCATGTGTCCAGGATGCCAACGGCGACAATGGAGAAGTGGGGCTCCAAATGATCCCTCACAAATCGTTATGTTACAAGTCTGATGACAATACCGTCCATGCCGTGTTCTGA
- the LOC136474503 gene encoding uncharacterized protein yields MVRPYAVKGRKKKRKLEEASASDAAPPAEEAEELPPPEVGSGEEKSSEEDEAAAGKEEHPAADGLPILPRTVDGKRQPGAIFVLERACLEVGKVGKTMQILNSDDHANYLRKQNRNPADYRPDIIHQALLAIFDSPLTKAGRLQAVYVRTEKGVLFEIKPHVRMPRTFKRFCGLMSQLLQKLSITAVGKREKLLNVVKNPVTRYLPVGARKIGLSFSAEKSVNLFDYVAKSSDDEPLVFVVGAMAHGKIDKEYTDDYIQICNYPLSAACCLNRICSALEQKWNIR; encoded by the exons ATGGTGCGGCCTTACGCGGTGAAGGGGCGGAAGAAGAAGCGCAAGCTCGAGGAGGCGTCGGCCTCGGACGCTGCCCCGCCCGCCGAAGAAGCGGAGGAGCTGCCACCGCCAGAGGTGGGCAGCGGCGAGGAGAAGAGCAGCGAGGAAGATGAGGCAGCGGCGGGGAAGGAGGAGCACCCGGCGGCGGACGGGCTCCCAATCCTACCCAGGACGGTTGATGGGAAGCGGCAGCCCGGCGCCATCTTCGTGCTTGAGAGGGCCTGCCTCGAGGTCGGCAAAGTCGGCAAG ACTATGCAAATCTTGAACTCAGATGATCATGCAAATTATTTGAGGAAGCAGAATCGCAATCCTGCAGATTATAGGCCTGATATCATTCATCAG GCTCTACTGGCAATATTTGATAGCCCTCTAACTAAGGCTGGAAGGTTACAGGCTGTTTATGTAAGGACTGAAAAGGGAGTATTGTTTGAAATCAAACCTCATGTCCGCATgccaagaacatttaaacgtttCTGTGGTTTAATGT CACAATTGTTACAAAAACTGAGCATTACCGCAGTTGGGAAGCGTGAGAAGCTTCTTAATGTTGTTAAAAATCCTGTTACCCGCTATCTACCTGTTGGTGCACGTAAGATTG GCCTTTCATTTAGTGCTGAGAAGTCAGTCAACTTGTTTGACTATGTTGCCAAATCCAGTGATGATGAACCCCTTGTGTTTGTG GTTGGTGCCATGGCCCATGGAAAGATCGACAAGGAATACACAGATGACTACATACAAA TTTGCAACTACCCTCTCAGTGCCGCCTGCTGTTTAAATCGGATATGCAGTGCTCTGGAGCAGAAGTGGAACATCCGATGA
- the LOC136474502 gene encoding deSI-like protein At4g17486: MGARNSAAATPVLLNVYDLTAANDYLYWLGFGVFHSGIEVHGTEYGFGAHDYPSSGVFEVESKSCPGFIYRRTVWLGTTDMSQEEFRSFIEKLAGDYHGNTYHLINKNCNHFTDDVCQNLTGKPIPSWVNRLARVGSVFDCLLPESVQVSPVGRVPTRRQISDDDLYSIHSPIIGESDNDEDEAKHLLPAPSNDLHSLDVPPKLAKDLL; the protein is encoded by the exons atgGGCGCCCGGAACAGCGCTGCCGCCACGCCGGTGCTGCTCAACGTGTACGACCTCACGGCCGCGAACGATTACCTCTACTGGCTCGGCTTCGGCGTCTTCCACTCCGGAATCGAAG TCCATGGCACGGAATATGGATTTGGAGCCCACGACTACCCATCCAGTGGTGTGTTTGAGGTGGAATCAAAGAGTTGCCCTGGCTTTATCTACAGAAGAACGGTGTGGCTTGGTACAACAGACATGTCTCAGGAAGAATTCCGCTCGTTTATTGAAAAACTCGCAGGGGATTATCATGGCAACACATACCATTTGATTAATAAGAACTGCAATCACTTCACAGATGATGTCTGCCAGAACTTGACTGGGAAGCCCATCCCTTCCTGGGTGAATAGGCTTGCGAGAGTAG GCTCAGTTTTTGATTGTCTTCTACCAGAAAGCGTTCAAGTTTCTCCTGTAGGTCGTGTCCCAACTCGTCGTCAAATATCTG ACGATGATTTGTATTCAATACATTCACCAATCATTGGGGAAagcgacaatgatgaggatgaggccaaaCACCTGCTGCCAGCTCCATCCAACGACCTGCATTCTTTAGATGTACCACCAAAACTAGCGAAAGATCTTCTCTGA